One segment of Campylobacter hominis ATCC BAA-381 DNA contains the following:
- a CDS encoding Hsp20/alpha crystallin family protein yields the protein MKISTYRPFFNLKALNDDFFNFPSFEKNGVFAPLVNTREDDNGYYIEVDLPGVRKEDVDIELDKNMLTISGERKFKNEKKENGYQRTESYFGKFERSFTINTDIDTDKITAEQKDGILEIFIPKVEAKESKKIAIK from the coding sequence ATGAAAATTTCAACTTACAGACCATTTTTTAACTTAAAGGCATTGAATGACGACTTCTTTAATTTTCCGTCATTTGAGAAAAACGGTGTTTTCGCTCCGCTTGTAAATACAAGAGAAGATGATAACGGATACTATATAGAGGTGGATTTACCTGGCGTTAGAAAAGAAGATGTCGATATAGAACTTGACAAAAATATGCTAACAATTTCAGGTGAGCGAAAGTTTAAAAATGAAAAAAAAGAAAACGGCTATCAAAGAACCGAAAGTTATTTCGGTAAATTCGAGCGAAGTTTTACGATAAATACCGATATTGACACCGATAAAATTACAGCCGAACAAAAAGACGGAATTTTAGAAATTTTTATTCCGAAAGTTGAAGCAAAAGAAAGCAAGAAAATAGCTATCAAATAG
- the thrS gene encoding threonine--tRNA ligase, whose product MSDIIAYKVDGEIVDTQSFKSLKNVKNAEEIYFDNSEDALKVIRHSCAHLMAQAILALYPNAKFFVGPAIEDGFYYDFRVTKENGEKLGKEDLQAIEKKMKEFIDAKEEIAKICSTKSEIANEFKNDDLKQEVLKRIPDGEVSVYKQGDFKDICRGPHVPNTKFLRFFKLTRVAGAYLGGDEKREMLTRIYGTAFADKENLNEYLRILEEAKKRDHRIIGNEMKLFTFDDQIGAGLPVWLPNGARMRSKLEKILFGVHRRRGYEPVRGPEILKADAWKISGHYTNYKENMYFTKIDEQEYGIKPMNCVGHIKVYQSEIRSYRDLPLKFFEYGVVHRHEKSGVMHGLFRVREFTQDDAHIFCMPSQIKENVLEILDFVDKIMKNFGFSYEMEISTKPEKAIGDDKVWEIATNALKEALDENGFKYGIDEGGGAFYGPKIDIKITDALKRKWQCGTIQVDFNLPSRFDLGYIDENNERKQPVMLHRAILGSFERFIGILIEHTAGELPFFIAPTGVSIIPINDAHLNYAKEVQKALANLEVDSEILSKNETLNKRIRTAEKGRVPMILVLGDNEVKNRSVALRDRRARAQSNLSLDEFLEFVKNKLNEVNF is encoded by the coding sequence ATGAGCGATATTATCGCATATAAAGTAGATGGTGAGATTGTCGATACGCAAAGTTTCAAATCTTTAAAAAACGTTAAAAATGCTGAAGAAATTTATTTTGATAATAGCGAAGACGCTTTAAAAGTTATTCGCCATTCGTGTGCGCATCTTATGGCGCAAGCTATTTTGGCACTTTATCCGAATGCCAAATTTTTCGTAGGTCCTGCGATTGAAGACGGATTTTATTATGATTTCAGAGTGACGAAAGAAAATGGCGAAAAGCTTGGAAAAGAAGATTTGCAGGCAATCGAAAAGAAAATGAAAGAATTTATTGACGCCAAAGAGGAAATAGCTAAAATTTGCAGCACAAAAAGCGAAATAGCAAATGAATTTAAAAATGATGATTTAAAACAGGAAGTTTTAAAACGCATTCCTGATGGCGAAGTAAGTGTTTATAAGCAAGGTGATTTTAAAGATATTTGCCGCGGTCCTCACGTACCGAATACAAAATTTTTGCGATTTTTTAAACTGACTCGCGTAGCCGGCGCTTATCTTGGCGGAGATGAAAAACGCGAAATGCTAACTCGCATTTACGGTACGGCTTTTGCCGATAAAGAAAATCTGAATGAATATTTAAGAATTTTGGAAGAGGCTAAGAAAAGAGATCATAGAATAATCGGTAATGAAATGAAACTTTTTACATTCGATGATCAAATCGGTGCAGGACTTCCTGTTTGGCTTCCAAACGGTGCAAGAATGCGCTCAAAACTGGAAAAAATACTTTTTGGCGTTCATAGACGTCGTGGATATGAGCCTGTTCGCGGACCTGAAATTTTAAAAGCAGATGCTTGGAAAATTTCAGGACACTATACAAATTATAAAGAAAATATGTACTTTACAAAAATTGATGAGCAAGAATATGGCATAAAGCCGATGAATTGTGTCGGACATATAAAAGTTTATCAAAGTGAAATTCGTTCTTATCGCGACTTGCCTCTTAAATTTTTCGAATACGGTGTTGTTCATAGACATGAAAAAAGCGGTGTAATGCACGGACTTTTTAGAGTGCGCGAATTTACACAAGATGACGCGCATATTTTTTGTATGCCAAGCCAAATTAAAGAAAACGTGCTTGAAATTTTGGATTTTGTAGATAAAATAATGAAAAATTTCGGTTTTAGTTATGAAATGGAAATTTCAACAAAACCTGAAAAAGCAATAGGCGATGATAAAGTATGGGAAATAGCTACAAATGCACTTAAAGAAGCACTTGATGAAAACGGCTTTAAATACGGAATCGATGAAGGTGGTGGTGCATTTTACGGACCTAAAATCGATATTAAAATAACCGATGCTTTAAAACGAAAATGGCAATGCGGCACAATTCAAGTTGATTTTAATTTACCGAGCCGTTTTGATTTGGGATATATCGATGAAAACAATGAACGAAAACAACCGGTTATGCTTCACAGAGCAATATTGGGAAGTTTTGAAAGATTTATAGGTATTTTGATAGAGCATACTGCTGGAGAACTTCCATTTTTCATCGCGCCAACAGGAGTTAGTATAATTCCTATAAATGACGCACATCTTAACTATGCAAAAGAAGTTCAAAAAGCTTTGGCAAATTTGGAAGTTGATAGTGAAATTTTAAGTAAAAACGAAACTCTAAATAAACGTATTCGTACAGCCGAAAAAGGACGGGTGCCAATGATTTTAGTTTTGGGAGATAATGAGGTAAAAAATAGAAGCGTGGCTCTAAGAGATCGCAGAGCACGCGCTCAGTCGAACTTATCGCTTGATGAGTTTTTGGAATTTGTAAAAAATAAACTAAATGAGGTGAATTTTTGA
- the infC gene encoding translation initiation factor IF-3 produces MSKGKEVFLNEDIRAAELRCIGDDGKAYGILPREKALEVAYQSGLDLVLIAPDAKPPVAKIMDYKKFCYQQEKKLKEAKKKQKVIEIKEIKFSAKIAQNDVNYKIKHAKEFLDDDKHVKLRVFLKGREIATPEIGVNLLNKIWDEYFEGNATKEKEPIIEGRYVSMLVTPKKV; encoded by the coding sequence TTGAGTAAAGGAAAAGAGGTTTTTTTAAACGAAGACATTAGAGCCGCAGAGCTTCGTTGTATAGGTGATGACGGCAAAGCATACGGTATTTTACCAAGAGAAAAAGCGCTTGAAGTAGCGTATCAATCGGGACTTGATTTGGTTTTGATAGCTCCAGATGCAAAACCGCCGGTAGCAAAAATTATGGATTATAAAAAATTTTGCTACCAACAAGAAAAAAAGCTGAAAGAGGCTAAAAAAAAGCAAAAAGTCATTGAAATAAAAGAGATTAAATTTTCCGCTAAAATCGCACAAAATGATGTAAATTATAAAATCAAACATGCAAAAGAATTTTTAGATGATGACAAACATGTCAAACTCCGCGTTTTTCTAAAAGGACGTGAAATTGCGACGCCTGAAATCGGCGTAAATCTTTTAAATAAAATTTGGGATGAGTATTTTGAAGGAAATGCAACCAAAGAAAAAGAACCGATTATAGAAGGCAGATATGTAAGCATGCTTGTGACTCCAAAAAAAGTGTAG
- a CDS encoding diacylglycerol kinase, producing MKPEYNFFKNTKYALDGLAWMIKNEVSFKIEVVLGTIFIFISFFLDISLSKHLFLIFVIVLIFILECINSAIESIVNMVMPDFNPLAKIAKDTASSAVCLSIILAVISWGLVISEVII from the coding sequence TTGAAACCTGAATATAATTTTTTTAAAAATACAAAATATGCCTTGGATGGTCTTGCGTGGATGATAAAAAATGAAGTAAGTTTTAAGATTGAAGTTGTTTTGGGAACGATTTTTATTTTTATTTCATTTTTTTTGGATATCAGTTTGAGCAAGCATTTGTTTTTAATTTTTGTTATTGTTTTAATTTTTATTTTAGAATGTATCAATTCGGCTATAGAAAGTATTGTAAATATGGTAATGCCGGATTTTAATCCTCTTGCAAAGATTGCAAAAGATACGGCTTCATCGGCTGTGTGTTTGAGTATAATTTTGGCAGTTATAAGTTGGGGTTTAGTGATTTCTGAAGTTATAATTTAA
- a CDS encoding uracil-DNA glycosylase family protein, giving the protein MNNNSLIYRLYYYKLFGYDYIDECFLLNRPEFSFDNLDEMMKEIKVCNLCELCKSKSADILPQGSESSEIMAIFLSPSEADEKNGKIYSGNFGKKILELFDECKLSSHKIYTTFLIKCPAPNDISMRTIVNCSPYIFDEIKLVKPKIVLLFGAIVSKIVLRNEQMPDISLIHGSMFMDGDVKFMPTFDMHFIALNPSKIELFKADLKKAGKSL; this is encoded by the coding sequence ATGAATAACAATTCACTTATTTACAGACTTTATTATTACAAACTTTTTGGCTACGATTACATAGATGAGTGTTTTTTGCTAAACCGACCAGAGTTCAGTTTCGATAATTTGGATGAAATGATGAAAGAAATAAAAGTCTGTAATCTTTGCGAACTATGCAAATCAAAAAGTGCCGATATTTTGCCACAAGGAAGCGAAAGCAGTGAAATAATGGCTATTTTTTTAAGTCCAAGCGAAGCCGATGAAAAAAACGGAAAAATTTACAGCGGAAATTTCGGAAAAAAAATTCTTGAGCTGTTTGACGAATGTAAATTGAGTTCTCATAAAATTTACACGACTTTTTTGATAAAATGCCCTGCTCCAAATGATATAAGTATGCGAACTATTGTAAATTGCAGTCCGTATATTTTTGATGAAATTAAACTGGTAAAACCGAAAATCGTTTTGCTTTTTGGAGCAATAGTTTCAAAAATCGTGTTAAGAAATGAACAAATGCCAGATATTTCACTAATTCACGGCTCTATGTTTATGGATGGAGATGTAAAGTTTATGCCGACTTTCGATATGCATTTTATCGCGTTAAATCCAAGCAAAATAGAACTTTTTAAAGCAGATCTTAAAAAAGCGGGAAAAAGTTTATGA
- the prmC gene encoding peptide chain release factor N(5)-glutamine methyltransferase, with product MRIADALKIASARINSKVTAREILKFDRKFSDTDLILNLDKELDENSKFWEFIEKFQNGKPLAYITNEVEFFGEIFFVDESVLIPRFETEILVNKSLEILKNFKAPKILEIGTGSGIISIMLKKNIKDAEILAVDISKKALKTAIKNAKFHGVEIDFKISDLFENVEGNFDLVVSNPPYIAQDYPLDDYVLKEPETALIGGKNGSEILINLINQSANRTKFLACEIGYDQKEILKKELVKNGFKAQFYKDLAGFDRGFTAKK from the coding sequence ATGAGAATCGCTGACGCTTTAAAAATCGCAAGCGCTCGTATAAACTCAAAAGTTACAGCACGCGAAATTTTAAAATTTGACAGGAAATTTAGCGATACGGATCTGATTTTAAATCTTGATAAAGAGCTTGATGAAAACTCAAAATTCTGGGAGTTTATAGAAAAATTTCAAAACGGTAAACCGCTTGCTTACATCACAAATGAAGTTGAGTTTTTTGGAGAAATTTTTTTTGTGGATGAAAGCGTTCTTATTCCAAGATTTGAAACGGAAATTCTAGTAAATAAATCACTTGAAATTTTAAAAAATTTTAAAGCGCCTAAAATTTTAGAAATCGGCACAGGAAGCGGAATTATAAGCATTATGCTTAAAAAAAATATAAAAGATGCTGAAATTTTGGCCGTAGATATAAGCAAAAAAGCTTTAAAAACGGCAATTAAAAATGCCAAATTTCATGGTGTTGAAATTGATTTTAAAATTTCCGATTTATTTGAAAATGTTGAAGGAAATTTCGATCTTGTCGTTTCGAATCCTCCTTATATCGCGCAAGATTATCCGCTTGACGATTATGTTTTAAAAGAACCGGAAACTGCACTGATAGGCGGAAAAAACGGAAGTGAAATTTTAATAAATTTAATAAATCAAAGTGCAAATCGCACTAAATTTTTAGCTTGCGAAATAGGATACGATCAAAAAGAAATTTTAAAAAAAGAGCTCGTAAAAAACGGCTTTAAAGCACAATTTTACAAAGATTTGGCAGGCTTTGACAGAGGTTTTACAGCAAAAAAATGA
- a CDS encoding M48 family metallopeptidase: MLYLLIFLYAIYSLYRLILAILQLNFVKAKINEPAVVLNETDYKKAANVAIINQKFQIFSYFYEFFIALFWLLTGLKILQNFIFNLGIFKNELLNETLLVLAFLICGAILSLPLNIYEKFYKDKKLGFSNITPKIFIQDSIKSFVLTLIFGGIVIFALLFCIQNLGKFWWIYGFMLSFILVLIVSLIYPTLIAPIFNKMSPLQNGELKTSIEGLLQKCGFKSSGVFVIDASKRDKRLNAYFGGFGTTKRVVLFDTLIQKLTQNEILAVLGHELGHFKHGDILKNIVLQFFVFAIIFGVFGNLNFDILNSIGLFSNGASLLIFMILFLPILQTFLEPIIAKISRSHEFGADNFGANSQSADDMISALKKLGSENKSFPLAHPLYSAVYNSHPSLFERIQELNENR; encoded by the coding sequence ATGTTGTATTTACTGATTTTTTTATATGCTATTTATTCACTTTATCGCCTTATTTTAGCTATTTTGCAACTAAACTTTGTAAAAGCGAAAATTAACGAACCGGCTGTAGTTTTAAATGAAACGGATTATAAAAAAGCTGCAAATGTGGCGATAATAAATCAGAAATTTCAAATTTTCTCGTATTTTTATGAATTTTTTATAGCACTTTTTTGGCTTTTGACAGGTCTTAAAATTTTACAAAATTTCATTTTTAACCTCGGAATTTTTAAAAATGAATTGTTAAACGAAACACTTTTGGTTTTAGCGTTTTTGATATGCGGCGCGATTTTATCACTTCCTTTAAACATTTATGAGAAATTTTATAAAGACAAAAAACTCGGCTTTTCAAATATCACACCAAAAATTTTTATACAAGACAGCATCAAATCATTTGTTTTAACCCTGATTTTTGGCGGAATCGTAATTTTTGCACTTTTATTTTGTATCCAAAATTTGGGAAAATTTTGGTGGATTTATGGATTTATGTTAAGTTTTATCTTAGTTTTAATCGTAAGTTTGATTTATCCAACTTTAATAGCACCGATTTTCAACAAAATGTCGCCTTTACAAAACGGCGAATTAAAAACGTCAATTGAAGGACTTTTGCAAAAATGCGGTTTTAAAAGCAGTGGTGTTTTTGTAATTGACGCAAGCAAAAGAGATAAAAGATTAAACGCTTATTTTGGCGGATTTGGAACGACTAAAAGAGTTGTGCTTTTCGATACATTGATTCAAAAACTCACACAAAATGAAATTTTAGCTGTACTTGGACACGAACTTGGACATTTCAAACACGGCGATATTTTAAAAAACATTGTGCTTCAATTTTTTGTTTTTGCCATAATTTTTGGTGTTTTTGGAAATTTAAATTTTGATATTTTAAACAGTATCGGTTTGTTTTCAAACGGCGCAAGCTTGCTGATTTTTATGATTTTATTTTTGCCGATTTTACAAACATTTTTAGAGCCGATAATTGCTAAAATAAGCCGCTCGCACGAATTCGGCGCGGATAATTTCGGCGCTAATTCACAAAGTGCCGATGATATGATTTCCGCTCTTAAAAAACTTGGCAGCGAAAATAAATCTTTTCCGCTTGCTCATCCTTTATACTCAGCCGTTTATAATTCACATCCGAGCCTTTTTGAGCGGATACAAGAGCTAAATGAGAATCGCTGA